A window from Variovorax sp. PBL-E5 encodes these proteins:
- a CDS encoding M20 aminoacylase family protein translates to MIPVPVHPGIQASTEEMIGLRRRIHANPELGYEEFETGALVAERLARWGYAVHRGLGGTGVVGTLKLGSGTRRLGLRADMDALPMTETTGLGWASRRPGRMHACGHDGHTATLLAAAQVLAAAKGFDGTLNLIFQPAEEGLQGAQKMVDDGLFERFPCDAIYAFHNEPGFPAGQFGFLPGPIYSSSDTAVITIEGKGGHGAMPHTTVDPIMVAAHLILALQTLVSREVDPNDMAVVTVGAMHAGHAPNVIPAGAELKLTVRARRPEVRAFLRKRITAMAQAQAAVHGASAKVAYEWRTPPCINDEAATAFVRQVALESMGPKALIAGMAPLQASDDFAFMLNVVPGSYFIVGNGDGTPGGGPGCMVHNTGYDFNDEILPGTASFWVTLVQAYLR, encoded by the coding sequence ATGATTCCCGTTCCCGTGCATCCCGGCATCCAGGCTTCCACCGAGGAGATGATCGGGCTGCGCCGCCGGATCCATGCCAACCCCGAGCTCGGCTACGAGGAGTTCGAGACCGGTGCGCTGGTGGCCGAACGCCTTGCGCGCTGGGGCTATGCGGTGCACCGCGGCCTGGGCGGCACCGGCGTGGTCGGCACGCTCAAGCTCGGCAGCGGCACCCGGCGGCTGGGCCTGCGCGCCGACATGGATGCCTTGCCGATGACCGAGACCACCGGGCTTGGCTGGGCCAGCCGGCGGCCGGGCCGCATGCATGCCTGCGGCCACGACGGCCACACCGCGACCCTGCTCGCGGCCGCGCAGGTGCTGGCCGCTGCCAAAGGCTTCGACGGCACGCTGAACCTGATCTTCCAGCCGGCCGAGGAAGGCCTGCAGGGCGCGCAGAAGATGGTCGACGACGGCCTGTTCGAGCGCTTCCCCTGCGACGCGATCTATGCCTTCCACAACGAGCCGGGCTTTCCCGCGGGGCAATTCGGCTTTCTGCCGGGGCCGATCTACAGCTCCTCGGACACCGCGGTCATCACCATCGAAGGCAAGGGCGGCCATGGCGCGATGCCGCACACCACGGTCGATCCGATCATGGTCGCGGCGCACCTGATCCTGGCGCTGCAGACGCTGGTCTCGCGCGAGGTCGATCCGAACGACATGGCCGTCGTCACCGTCGGCGCGATGCACGCCGGCCACGCGCCCAACGTGATTCCGGCCGGCGCCGAGCTCAAGCTCACCGTGCGCGCGCGCCGGCCCGAGGTGCGGGCCTTCCTGCGCAAGCGGATCACGGCGATGGCGCAGGCCCAGGCGGCGGTGCATGGCGCGAGCGCGAAGGTGGCCTACGAATGGCGCACGCCGCCCTGCATCAACGACGAGGCCGCGACCGCGTTCGTGCGGCAGGTGGCACTCGAATCGATGGGGCCGAAGGCGCTGATCGCCGGCATGGCGCCGCTGCAGGCCAGCGACGACTTCGCGTTCATGCTCAACGTCGTGCCGGGCAGCTACTTCATCGTCGGCAACGGCGACGGCACGCCGGGCGGCGGCCCGGGCTGCATGGTGCACAACACCGGCTACGACTTCAACGACGAGATCCTGCCGGGCACCGCCAGCTTCTGGGTCACGCTGGTGCAGGCCTACCTGCGCTGA
- a CDS encoding ABC transporter substrate-binding protein, producing the protein MTDPTTPSPIPHLTRRQLGLGALALAGGLATTRHARAATGKGTAVLAIDADPPTLNLGTTTDFAAGDVSAKILEGLVWLDPQYEPRPSLATQWTVSPDGKNYRFTLRKGVKWHDGRDFTSADVKYTLLEIVGKLHPRAAPVFKSLGIEVDTPDPGTVVIRLQKAYAPFLSQMTVFDAPILPRHVYEGSNVGTNPANQKPVGTGPFKFAEWKRGASIRLVRNDQYWDGDKPYLESIIFQIIPQAANRVPALQTGEVDELLDFYTPKPEVPRILADKNLNPRRGVNIPALYFLMFNTQLPLFAKKEARHALAFAIDRQRLVKQVMNGIARPGAGAFGDGFKWLFNDEVAYAKKYPLDPARAKALLEKAGFKPGGAAVRMPFDASRAQMRSLSQIIQDNLRQIGLEVKLEPLERSVYYDRVFAKRDFELTLASYFSAGDPAIGYTRLYTTYTGTAPNTNASGYSNPKVDALLGQAATATERAERAKLYKELQVILNEDLPSLILYDEETVDTATKKLTGMFPALDARDQWAGVRRTD; encoded by the coding sequence ATGACCGACCCCACCACGCCCTCCCCGATCCCCCACCTCACGCGGCGCCAGCTCGGCCTCGGCGCGCTCGCCCTGGCCGGCGGGCTCGCCACCACGCGCCATGCCCGCGCCGCCACCGGCAAGGGCACGGCCGTGCTGGCCATCGATGCCGATCCGCCGACGCTCAACCTCGGCACCACCACCGACTTCGCGGCCGGCGACGTCTCGGCCAAGATCCTCGAGGGCCTGGTCTGGCTCGACCCGCAGTACGAGCCCCGGCCTTCGCTCGCCACCCAGTGGACCGTCTCGCCCGACGGCAAGAACTACCGCTTCACGCTGCGCAAGGGCGTCAAGTGGCACGACGGCCGAGACTTCACGAGCGCCGACGTCAAGTACACGCTGCTGGAGATCGTGGGCAAGCTGCATCCGCGCGCGGCGCCGGTGTTCAAGAGCCTGGGCATCGAGGTCGACACGCCCGACCCGGGCACCGTGGTGATCCGCCTGCAGAAGGCCTATGCGCCTTTCCTGTCGCAGATGACGGTGTTCGATGCGCCGATCCTGCCGCGCCACGTCTACGAGGGCAGCAACGTCGGCACCAATCCGGCGAACCAGAAGCCGGTGGGCACCGGGCCCTTCAAGTTCGCCGAATGGAAACGCGGCGCCAGCATCCGGCTCGTGCGCAACGATCAGTACTGGGACGGCGACAAGCCCTACCTCGAATCCATCATCTTCCAGATCATCCCGCAGGCCGCCAACCGCGTGCCCGCATTGCAGACCGGCGAGGTCGACGAGCTGCTCGACTTCTACACGCCCAAGCCCGAGGTGCCGCGCATCCTGGCCGACAAGAACCTGAATCCGCGCCGCGGCGTGAACATCCCGGCGCTCTACTTCCTGATGTTCAACACGCAGTTGCCGCTGTTCGCGAAGAAGGAAGCGCGCCACGCACTGGCCTTCGCGATCGACCGCCAGCGGCTGGTCAAGCAAGTGATGAACGGCATCGCGCGGCCCGGCGCGGGTGCCTTCGGCGACGGCTTCAAGTGGCTCTTCAACGACGAGGTCGCCTACGCGAAGAAATACCCGCTCGATCCCGCGCGCGCCAAGGCGCTGCTCGAGAAGGCCGGCTTCAAGCCCGGCGGCGCCGCGGTGCGCATGCCCTTCGACGCCAGCCGCGCGCAGATGCGTTCGTTGTCGCAGATCATCCAGGACAACCTGCGCCAGATCGGCCTCGAGGTGAAGCTCGAACCGCTCGAGCGTTCGGTGTACTACGACCGCGTGTTCGCCAAGCGCGATTTCGAGCTGACGCTGGCCTCGTATTTCTCGGCGGGCGATCCGGCCATCGGCTACACGCGTCTGTACACCACCTACACCGGCACTGCGCCCAACACCAACGCGAGCGGCTACTCGAATCCCAAGGTCGATGCGCTGCTCGGCCAGGCCGCGACGGCCACCGAGCGCGCCGAACGCGCGAAGCTCTACAAGGAGCTGCAGGTGATCCTCAACGAAGACCTTCCCTCGTTGATCCTGTACGACGAAGAGACCGTGGACACGGCGACGAAGAAGCTCACGGGCATGTTCCCTGCGCTCGATGCGCGCGATCAGTGGGCCGGCGTGCGGCGCACGGACTGA
- a CDS encoding ABC transporter permease — MPAFILRRLLHAVPLLLAVVVLNFLLIAFTPGDPVTLLVGDFPAPPEYLAQMRHEYGLDQPIWVQLLRYLGKVVQGDFGYSFANQQPVAGLILDRLGATLELTMTALAFASVMGIVFGVVAARSAARSHRGVLDSAIQGASSAGYAIPDFWLGQLLILVFAIWLGWLPSQGNASVRGSAPGFAGFVQHLSYLVLPAFALSLRYLTLITRITRAAMLEVMNADFILAARSRGATEWTVVVVHALRNAAAPVITVIGYNVGFVLAGSALIEAVFAWPGIGRLLYESISKRDYPVMLAILLMVSVTVVLANLVTDIVHRLIDPRIERA; from the coding sequence ATGCCCGCCTTCATCCTGCGCCGCCTGCTGCATGCGGTCCCGCTGCTGCTGGCGGTGGTGGTGCTCAACTTCCTGCTGATCGCCTTCACGCCCGGCGACCCGGTCACGCTGCTGGTCGGCGACTTTCCGGCGCCGCCCGAATACCTCGCGCAGATGCGCCACGAGTACGGGCTCGACCAGCCGATCTGGGTCCAGCTGCTGCGCTACCTCGGCAAGGTGGTGCAGGGCGACTTCGGCTACTCGTTCGCCAACCAGCAGCCGGTGGCGGGGCTGATCCTCGACCGCCTCGGCGCCACGCTCGAACTCACGATGACCGCGCTCGCCTTCGCCAGCGTGATGGGCATCGTGTTCGGCGTGGTCGCGGCGCGCTCGGCCGCGCGCTCTCATCGCGGCGTGCTCGATTCGGCGATCCAGGGCGCCTCGTCGGCCGGCTATGCGATCCCGGATTTCTGGCTCGGCCAGCTGCTGATCCTGGTGTTCGCGATCTGGCTCGGCTGGCTGCCTTCGCAGGGCAACGCCTCAGTGCGCGGCAGCGCGCCGGGCTTCGCCGGCTTCGTGCAGCATCTGAGCTACCTCGTGCTGCCGGCCTTCGCGCTGTCGCTGCGCTACCTGACGCTGATCACGCGCATCACGCGCGCCGCGATGCTGGAGGTGATGAACGCCGACTTCATCCTCGCTGCGCGCTCGCGCGGCGCGACCGAGTGGACCGTGGTGGTGGTGCATGCGCTGCGCAATGCGGCGGCGCCGGTGATCACCGTGATTGGCTACAACGTCGGCTTCGTGCTCGCGGGCTCGGCACTGATCGAGGCCGTGTTCGCCTGGCCCGGCATCGGCCGGCTGCTCTATGAATCGATCTCCAAGCGCGACTACCCGGTGATGCTCGCGATCCTGCTGATGGTGTCGGTCACGGTGGTGCTCGCCAACCTCGTCACCGACATCGTTCATCGGCTGATCGATCCGCGGATCGAACGCGCATGA
- a CDS encoding ABC transporter permease, giving the protein MSDLPLTPIAVPAAGTPLRKAGFRKRLLRRPTTVLALAFVALLFALAVLAPLVSGYDPLGGGDSSLLAPLSPGHWLGTDDLGRDIWARVVYGTRISLTVGVASALFAVIVGVIVGALAGYFGGWLDTLLMRIAEFFQTLPRFVVALIVIALFGTSVFKMIVVIAALSWPQLARVVRASVATLAQSQFVDAARVAGMGDGAIIVREILPNVAAPITVLGSLDIAMAILIEASLSFFGLGDPNQVSWGAMLNDAQQYLRDAWWMSAFPGLAIALTVLSFNLLGDALNDALNPRASSR; this is encoded by the coding sequence ATGAGCGATCTTCCATTGACGCCCATCGCAGTGCCTGCCGCTGGCACGCCGTTGCGCAAGGCCGGCTTCCGGAAGCGGCTGCTGCGCCGCCCGACGACGGTGCTCGCGCTGGCCTTCGTCGCGCTGCTGTTCGCGCTGGCGGTGCTCGCGCCGCTGGTCAGCGGCTACGACCCGCTGGGCGGCGGCGACAGCTCGCTGCTCGCGCCGCTGTCGCCCGGCCACTGGCTGGGCACCGACGACCTGGGCCGCGACATCTGGGCGCGCGTGGTCTACGGCACGCGCATCTCGCTCACGGTCGGCGTGGCGAGCGCGCTGTTCGCGGTCATTGTCGGCGTGATCGTCGGCGCGCTGGCGGGCTACTTCGGCGGCTGGCTGGACACGCTCTTGATGCGCATCGCCGAGTTCTTCCAGACGCTGCCGCGCTTCGTGGTGGCGCTGATCGTCATCGCGCTGTTCGGCACCAGCGTGTTCAAGATGATCGTGGTGATCGCCGCGCTCTCGTGGCCGCAGCTCGCGCGGGTGGTGCGGGCCTCGGTCGCGACGCTGGCGCAATCGCAGTTCGTCGATGCGGCGCGCGTGGCCGGCATGGGCGACGGCGCGATCATCGTGCGCGAGATCCTGCCCAACGTGGCGGCGCCGATCACCGTGCTGGGCTCGCTGGACATCGCGATGGCGATCCTGATCGAGGCCAGCCTGAGCTTCTTCGGCCTCGGCGATCCGAACCAGGTGTCCTGGGGTGCGATGCTCAACGACGCGCAGCAGTACCTGCGCGACGCCTGGTGGATGTCGGCCTTTCCGGGCCTGGCGATCGCGCTGACGGTGCTCAGCTTCAACCTGCTGGGCGATGCGCTCAACGATGCGCTGAACCCGCGCGCGAGTTCGCGATGA
- a CDS encoding ABC transporter ATP-binding protein, translating to MSADLLLDVRGLSVDIRQGASAPLRVVNDVSLSVRRGEAVGLVGESGSGKSMTAFAIMNLFPSPLARVAAGQVLLEGKDLAQLPGAALRTMRGARVGMVFQDPTSYLDPLMPVGRQIAEALRAHGRTDGLDARVLELIDLMELPNAAQIARKYPHELSGGMRQRILIAAALAMRPALLIADEPTTALDVTVQAGILKLLMRLRRELDLGILLITHDLAVVAETCQRVNVMYAGQIVESSEVGPLFAAPRHPYTQGLLASILNPASRAHSLFSIPGGVPIAGHWPAGCRFHPRCPIAREGLCDVVEPGLKTRGGGADRCHLSDEAMAARTWEAAGPSPQPSPQRGEGATP from the coding sequence ATGAGCGCCGATCTGCTGCTCGACGTGCGCGGCCTCTCGGTCGACATCCGCCAGGGTGCATCGGCGCCGCTGCGGGTGGTGAACGATGTTTCGCTGTCGGTGCGCCGCGGCGAGGCCGTGGGGCTGGTCGGCGAATCGGGCTCGGGCAAGTCGATGACGGCCTTTGCGATCATGAACCTCTTTCCCTCGCCGCTCGCGCGCGTGGCGGCGGGGCAGGTCCTGCTCGAAGGCAAGGATCTCGCGCAGTTGCCCGGCGCCGCGCTGCGCACGATGCGCGGCGCGCGCGTGGGGATGGTGTTCCAGGATCCGACGAGCTACCTCGATCCGCTGATGCCGGTGGGCCGGCAGATCGCCGAGGCGCTGCGCGCGCACGGGCGCACCGACGGGCTCGATGCGCGCGTGCTCGAACTCATCGACCTGATGGAGCTGCCGAATGCGGCACAGATCGCGCGCAAGTACCCGCACGAACTCTCGGGCGGCATGCGCCAGCGCATCCTGATCGCGGCCGCGCTGGCCATGCGGCCCGCGCTGCTGATCGCCGACGAGCCGACGACCGCGCTCGACGTCACGGTGCAGGCCGGCATCCTGAAGCTGCTGATGCGCCTGCGCCGCGAACTCGATCTCGGCATCCTGCTGATCACGCACGATCTCGCGGTGGTGGCCGAGACCTGCCAGCGCGTCAACGTGATGTACGCGGGCCAGATCGTCGAAAGCAGCGAGGTCGGGCCGCTGTTCGCCGCGCCGCGCCATCCGTACACGCAGGGGCTGCTGGCCAGCATCCTCAACCCGGCCTCGCGCGCGCATTCGCTGTTCTCGATTCCGGGCGGCGTGCCGATCGCGGGGCACTGGCCTGCGGGCTGCCGCTTTCATCCGCGCTGCCCGATCGCGCGCGAGGGGCTGTGCGATGTCGTGGAGCCTGGGTTGAAGACGCGCGGGGGCGGGGCGGATCGTTGTCATCTGAGTGACGAAGCGATGGCCGCGCGCACTTGGGAGGCTGCAGGCCCCTCACCCCAACCCTCTCCCCAGAGGGGAGAGGGAGCCACGCCATGA
- a CDS encoding ATP-binding cassette domain-containing protein translates to MTIGNEAPLLEAREVSRLFPVRASGGLFRARQMQRAVDRVSVSIRPGEVLALVGESGSGKTTLGRMLLGLTAPSEGAILYKGQDIAARSGAAARDFRRAVQVVFQDTGGSLNPRRSIGQSVALPLVHHRGLDARAAAIEVDALLEQVGLPAAHFRHRLPHELSGGQRQRVGIARAMASNPAVIIADEPVSALDVSVRAQILKLMAELQRQKNLAYLFITHDLGVVRAMADRVMVMHQGRVVESGDADAVLDAPQHDYTRRLLAATPVPDPSRQLQD, encoded by the coding sequence ATGACCATAGGCAACGAGGCGCCCTTGCTCGAAGCTCGCGAGGTGAGCCGGCTGTTCCCGGTGCGTGCGAGCGGCGGGCTGTTCCGCGCGCGGCAGATGCAGCGCGCGGTCGATCGCGTGTCGGTGTCGATTCGGCCCGGCGAGGTGCTGGCGCTGGTCGGCGAAAGCGGCAGCGGCAAGACCACGCTCGGGCGCATGCTGCTCGGCCTCACGGCGCCGAGCGAAGGCGCGATCCTCTACAAGGGACAGGACATCGCCGCGCGCTCGGGCGCGGCCGCACGCGATTTCCGGCGCGCGGTGCAGGTGGTGTTCCAGGACACGGGCGGCTCGCTGAATCCGCGTCGCAGCATCGGCCAGAGCGTCGCGCTGCCGCTGGTGCATCACCGTGGCCTCGACGCGCGTGCGGCCGCGATCGAAGTCGATGCGCTGCTCGAACAGGTGGGCCTGCCCGCCGCGCATTTCCGCCATCGCCTGCCGCACGAGCTGTCGGGCGGCCAGCGGCAGCGCGTCGGCATCGCGCGTGCGATGGCCTCGAACCCGGCCGTGATCATTGCCGACGAGCCGGTGTCCGCGCTCGATGTTTCGGTGCGCGCGCAGATCCTCAAGCTGATGGCCGAGTTGCAGCGGCAGAAGAACCTGGCCTACCTCTTCATCACGCACGACCTCGGCGTGGTGCGCGCGATGGCGGACCGCGTGATGGTGATGCACCAGGGCCGCGTGGTCGAGAGCGGCGATGCCGACGCGGTGCTCGATGCGCCGCAGCACGACTACACGCGCCGGCTGCTGGCGGCCACGCCGGTGCCCGATCCGTCGCGCCAGCTGCAGGATTGA
- a CDS encoding phosphoribosyltransferase, producing the protein MTRHFTEATTGYWQRIAEADELAQPGPPWRFGYPARLPDGRMLMLPIRQLANEPRHAVASLLVNHAALDVVDTLGTLLAHRLAPLSPELVIGLPTLGLALAPLVARALGHARYLPLGYSRKFWYDDALSAPVHSITSPVPGKRIYLDPNLRPLIEGRRLVLVDDAVSTGTTLRAAWELIESLGGEVVACGVAMLQGTQWANKLGTERAARVVGVFESPLLQAVPEGWVLRDEALPMLPACSPNSLP; encoded by the coding sequence ATGACGCGCCATTTCACCGAAGCGACCACCGGCTACTGGCAGCGCATCGCCGAGGCCGACGAGCTCGCACAGCCGGGGCCGCCGTGGCGCTTCGGCTACCCGGCACGCCTGCCCGATGGCCGCATGCTGATGCTGCCGATACGGCAGCTGGCGAACGAACCCCGGCATGCGGTGGCCTCGCTGCTGGTCAACCATGCGGCGCTCGACGTGGTCGACACGCTGGGCACGCTGCTGGCACACCGGCTCGCGCCGCTGTCTCCCGAGCTGGTGATCGGACTGCCGACCCTGGGCCTCGCGCTCGCGCCGCTGGTCGCCCGCGCGCTGGGCCACGCGCGCTATCTGCCGCTCGGCTACTCGCGCAAGTTCTGGTACGACGATGCGCTCTCGGCGCCGGTGCATTCGATCACCTCGCCGGTGCCGGGCAAGCGCATCTACCTCGATCCGAACCTGCGGCCGCTGATCGAGGGCCGGCGCCTCGTGCTGGTGGACGATGCGGTCAGCACCGGCACCACGCTGCGGGCCGCGTGGGAACTGATCGAATCGCTGGGCGGCGAGGTCGTCGCCTGTGGCGTGGCGATGCTTCAGGGCACGCAATGGGCCAACAAGCTCGGCACCGAACGCGCCGCGCGCGTGGTGGGCGTGTTCGAGAGCCCGCTGCTTCAGGCGGTGCCCGAGGGGTGGGTGCTGCGCGACGAGGCACTCCCAATGCTGCCGGCCTGCAGCCCGAACAGCTTGCCGTAG
- a CDS encoding GntR family transcriptional regulator: MSQKQDSSPRAEDSGSVVATLRKLIIEGHYAAGSRVAEIAVAEALGVSRTPVRIAFRTLEQEGLLQPAGKRGFVVREFSDHDVQCALEVRGVLEGLAARRLAERGMPDAVRQTLQGCVDEGGRLLAKGHLTQEDVGAWSRLNNRFHRAIVESIESSVIADAIARNNHLPFASADSIIIDPASLDREYEKLRFAQLQHQLVFEALEQRESARVEMLMREHAYIGLRYGKLFGLQAGSIGSASSRSTHPSGTA; this comes from the coding sequence ATGAGTCAAAAACAGGATTCAAGCCCGCGCGCCGAAGACAGCGGCAGCGTGGTCGCGACGCTGCGCAAGCTGATCATCGAAGGGCATTACGCGGCCGGCTCGCGCGTGGCGGAAATCGCGGTCGCCGAGGCCTTGGGCGTCTCGCGCACGCCGGTGCGCATCGCCTTCCGCACGCTGGAGCAGGAAGGCCTGCTGCAGCCGGCGGGCAAGCGGGGCTTCGTCGTGCGCGAGTTCTCGGACCATGACGTGCAATGCGCGCTCGAAGTGCGTGGCGTGCTCGAAGGCCTGGCGGCACGGCGTCTTGCCGAGCGCGGCATGCCCGACGCGGTGCGCCAGACATTGCAGGGCTGTGTCGACGAGGGCGGCCGGCTGCTCGCCAAGGGCCATCTGACGCAGGAGGACGTGGGCGCCTGGAGCCGGCTCAACAACCGCTTCCACCGCGCGATCGTCGAATCGATCGAGAGCTCGGTCATCGCCGACGCGATCGCGCGCAACAACCATCTGCCTTTCGCGTCGGCCGATTCGATCATCATCGACCCGGCGTCACTGGACCGCGAGTACGAGAAGCTGCGCTTTGCCCAGCTGCAGCACCAGCTGGTCTTCGAGGCGCTGGAGCAGCGCGAGTCCGCGCGCGTCGAGATGCTGATGCGCGAGCATGCCTACATCGGGCTGCGCTACGGCAAGCTGTTCGGGCTGCAGGCCGGCAGCATTGGGAGTGCCTCGTCGCGCAGCACCCACCCCTCGGGCACCGCCTGA
- a CDS encoding aromatic ring-hydroxylating dioxygenase subunit alpha, with the protein MFLKNAWYVACTPNEIDDRPLGRKICNEQIVFYRGPDGAVAALEDFCPHRGAPLSLGQVVEGKLVCGYHGLEMGCDGKTVAMPGQRVRGFPAIRTYPVVERHGFIWVWPGDAAQADADKIHHLAWAENPEWAHGGGMFHIACDYRLMIDNLMDLTHETYVHASSIGQKEIDEAPPATKAEGDEVITSRFMENIMAPPFWKMALRGNHLPDDQPVDRWQICRFTPPSHVMIEVGVALAGKGGYEAEPQYKASSIVVDFITPETDTSIWYFWGMARNFNPKDKALTASIREGQGKIFSEDLEMLERQQKNLLAWPGRNVLKLNIDAGGVQSRRVLDRIIAAEQGPAAEASPAAA; encoded by the coding sequence ATGTTCCTCAAGAATGCCTGGTACGTGGCCTGCACGCCCAACGAGATCGACGACCGGCCGCTCGGCCGCAAGATCTGCAACGAGCAGATCGTGTTCTACCGCGGCCCCGACGGCGCGGTCGCCGCGCTGGAGGATTTCTGCCCGCACCGCGGCGCGCCGCTGTCGCTCGGCCAGGTGGTCGAGGGCAAGCTGGTCTGCGGCTACCACGGCCTGGAGATGGGCTGCGACGGCAAGACGGTCGCGATGCCCGGTCAGCGCGTGCGCGGCTTCCCGGCGATCCGGACCTACCCGGTGGTCGAACGCCATGGCTTCATCTGGGTCTGGCCGGGCGACGCGGCGCAAGCCGATGCCGACAAGATCCACCACCTCGCATGGGCCGAGAATCCCGAGTGGGCGCACGGCGGCGGCATGTTCCACATCGCCTGCGACTACCGGCTGATGATCGACAACCTGATGGACCTCACGCACGAGACCTACGTGCACGCGAGCAGCATCGGCCAGAAGGAAATCGACGAGGCGCCACCGGCCACGAAGGCCGAGGGCGACGAGGTCATCACCAGCCGTTTCATGGAGAACATCATGGCGCCGCCGTTCTGGAAGATGGCGCTGCGCGGCAACCACCTGCCCGACGACCAGCCGGTCGACCGCTGGCAGATCTGCCGCTTCACGCCGCCCAGCCACGTGATGATCGAGGTCGGCGTGGCGCTGGCCGGCAAGGGCGGCTACGAGGCCGAGCCGCAGTACAAGGCCTCGAGCATCGTGGTCGACTTCATCACGCCCGAAACCGACACCTCGATCTGGTATTTCTGGGGCATGGCGCGCAACTTCAATCCGAAGGACAAGGCGCTCACGGCCAGCATCCGCGAAGGCCAGGGCAAGATCTTCAGCGAAGACCTGGAGATGCTGGAGCGCCAGCAGAAGAACCTGCTGGCCTGGCCCGGGCGCAACGTGCTCAAGCTCAACATCGATGCCGGCGGCGTGCAGTCGCGGCGCGTGCTCGACCGCATCATCGCGGCCGAGCAGGGGCCGGCCGCGGAGGCATCGCCAGCGGCCGCCTGA
- a CDS encoding DUF4337 domain-containing protein has product MDIDPKDIIESAKAANEIQAARKARLNALVAITVAVLATFMGICKVKDDNIVQGMQQAQADKIDHWAYYQARTIRQDIAEATAVQLEVAQPPSTAASGARNAAVARYRAIAADQRDKREQLRAAAEQDQKNYDALNYRDDQFDLSDALLAIAIAMLAVTALTGLWPLYWAALVPTAFGVLMGVAGLAGLPIHPDALVKLLS; this is encoded by the coding sequence ATGGACATCGACCCGAAAGACATCATCGAGAGCGCCAAGGCCGCCAATGAAATCCAGGCCGCACGCAAGGCCCGGCTGAACGCGCTGGTCGCGATCACGGTCGCCGTGCTGGCGACTTTCATGGGCATCTGCAAGGTCAAGGACGACAACATCGTCCAGGGCATGCAGCAGGCCCAGGCGGACAAGATCGATCACTGGGCCTACTACCAGGCACGAACGATCCGTCAGGACATCGCGGAGGCGACCGCGGTGCAGCTCGAAGTGGCGCAGCCGCCGTCGACCGCGGCCTCGGGCGCCCGCAATGCCGCCGTCGCCAGATACCGCGCGATCGCGGCCGACCAGCGCGACAAGCGCGAGCAACTGCGCGCCGCGGCCGAGCAGGACCAGAAGAACTACGACGCCCTGAACTACCGCGACGACCAGTTCGACCTGTCCGACGCACTGCTCGCCATTGCGATCGCGATGCTGGCCGTCACAGCGCTGACCGGGCTCTGGCCGCTGTACTGGGCCGCGCTCGTGCCGACGGCGTTCGGCGTGCTGATGGGCGTTGCCGGCCTGGCCGGATTGCCGATCCATCCGGATGCGCTGGTGAAGCTGCTGTCCTAG
- a CDS encoding phytanoyl-CoA dioxygenase family protein, with protein sequence MARLSTQEIEHYQSEGWVIPQFRLPPARVAAMRDALDALIRDNPGVRPEKLVSAHIEGDNGEGVRGRSDFLELAKDPEIVELVSGVIGDDVILWGCHVFCKPPAEGYETPWHQDGHYWPIRPLANCTVWVALEESVAENGCLRVIPRSHRDHALHPHLHEDRDDLTLNQRMAAGSFDEAEAVDLELQPGQMSLHDVYMIHGARANGSRKRRTGVALRYMPSTSVFERSLRPADGKTGVAVNFAERPLWLLRGVDRSGRNDFEVGHRRAADAGATGVR encoded by the coding sequence ATGGCACGGCTGTCCACGCAGGAGATCGAGCACTACCAGTCCGAAGGCTGGGTGATTCCGCAGTTCCGGCTGCCGCCCGCGCGCGTCGCGGCGATGCGCGATGCGCTCGACGCGCTGATCCGCGACAACCCCGGCGTGCGGCCCGAGAAGCTGGTCTCGGCGCACATCGAAGGCGACAACGGCGAAGGCGTGCGCGGCCGCAGCGACTTCCTCGAACTCGCGAAGGACCCGGAGATCGTCGAGCTGGTGTCCGGCGTGATCGGCGACGACGTGATCCTCTGGGGCTGCCACGTGTTCTGCAAGCCGCCCGCCGAGGGCTATGAAACGCCGTGGCACCAGGACGGCCACTACTGGCCGATCCGTCCGCTGGCCAACTGCACCGTGTGGGTCGCACTGGAAGAATCGGTGGCCGAGAACGGCTGCCTGCGCGTGATCCCGCGCTCTCACCGCGACCACGCGCTGCACCCGCATCTGCACGAAGACCGCGACGACCTGACGCTGAACCAGCGCATGGCGGCCGGCAGCTTCGACGAGGCCGAAGCGGTCGACCTCGAACTGCAGCCGGGCCAGATGTCGCTGCATGACGTCTACATGATCCATGGCGCCAGGGCCAACGGCTCGCGCAAGCGCCGCACCGGTGTCGCGCTGCGCTACATGCCATCGACCTCGGTCTTCGAGCGCAGCCTGCGGCCGGCCGACGGCAAGACCGGCGTGGCGGTGAACTTCGCCGAGAGACCGCTGTGGCTGCTCAGGGGCGTGGACCGCAGCGGGCGCAACGATTTCGAAGTCGGCCATCGCCGCGCGGCGGATGCCGGCGCGACCGGTGTTCGCTAG